AACCATCCTGTCGTCCTTCTGTCGGCCTTACCTTCAGCTTCAGTGTCAGTTTGGTGGTTTGGTTTGTCCTCCTCTTATAGCAAAGAGCTGAAtcgatgaggagagagagagagagagaggtttatCAATGNNNNNNNNNNNNNNNNNNNNNNNNNNNNNNNNNNNNNNNNNNNNNNNNNNNNNNNNNNNNNNNNNNNNNNNNNNNNNNNNNNNNNNNNNNNNNNNNNNNNNNNNNNNNNNNNNNNNNNNNNNNNNNNNNNNNNNNNNNNNNNNNNNNNNNNNNNNNNNNNNNNNNNNNNNNNNNNNNNNNNNNNNNNNNNNNNNNNNNNNgagagagagagagaagagagaggagaaatgtCAAAGCCCATTTAAccacaaaacagaaaaagtcaGTTTTAATAATTTGAACTTCATTAATAACGATCACTTTGACCCACGTTTAGCTAACTGCTAGTTTAAACGTAACATTAAAACGTACGTTAGCCTTAGACTCTGTTCAAATCAATGAAAACTGCAATTTCTTGTTGGTTATAGTTTGCTTCAATACAAATCAGCTATTATGAGCTGGGAACCAATGCTGTTTCATAAATCTTATTTTCTTCATTAGAACCACAGAAGAATTTAGTGAGATAAATAGTctttattggaaaaataataaagtgAAGCATCTGACTAAACTTCCATCAGAAACAACAGAGACCTCCCGTCCTGTTCCTGTTCCAGCGTACaaagcaagaagaagaagagctaaGTGCACTTGACTTCACTCTCAAAGTGAGTCCGTTGGAAGCCCTGAGGAGAAGTATTAAAAACAGAGGAAGCATAAAAGCAGGTCAGCCTCCCGTGTATTCACCATATTACAAGCACAACTTTGAAAAATTGGTTTGACCTTTTCTCCACATTCGCTGCTCGAGAGCCCTCTGCCATAAAGTCCTACCCCTGAATCATCTCATATCCTTTAACATTTAGCAGTCATGATATCCAGACCTGGACAAATAATGGACAAATATTCCCAGTTTCAAACCTTCATTGGCAGGGTTTCTTTACAAGTATTAACGTTTTTATGATTTAGATGTCTTAGTTATATGcaatatattcaaatatatttaatGTGAGAAAGTGGAGGCAGGACTTAATCTCAtattttgattaaaacaaaatgcaaactTTTCAATAAGACCTGGTTTCAGTCACCAACCTTCAAAGACGTTGAAGGAATACCAAGGCTGGTAGAAATCAACAAAGTAGACTAGACTGgggagcagtggtggaaagtataTTTAcacaagtactgtactgtaactaGGCATAGTCACTACTTGCTggttcagattattaatacgaaatataaatcaactaataaatgatgatgcattattatgGATTAAACTACCCATCCACCACTATAAAAAGTACTTCAagttagctccacctttaccagctgcaacattaaagtgatgtagcCACATAATTCAAtgatataatgtatattattctgaaatgggcctttctgcttttactttttgtactttaaaggtacagtgtgtgtatgatttggcataatctaatggtgtggttgcagattgcaaccaactggatACCCCTCCACTCATTCCTCAGTTTCTAATACAGTGGTGTTAACATTGAGtcgtaaaacgtccgcctaaaaagtgccgtacaaaagtaaaacaaaattatttctattcttatGTCATATTTAATCTCTCAACTGAAATGGCCTGTATTTGAATAATAAGaaatatgataaatataataagcgttttcagtccaaaatggcaacaacagctgttgtcAACAAAACACTGGAGTCTTGTCTCTATACTCTTTGGTACGGATCAGATGGTGGCTGGCGGTTCTCCACTCtttggctcacgttaccacagtttcacaagtgtgttggagaactacggtggccttcaggtaacataaatacgtgaaagtctctctctagagccagtgtttggttagaccgttctgggctactgtagaaacatggcagactccgtgaagaggacctgctccctctgtagatataaacggctcattctaagctaacggaaacacaacgattcttagtttcaggtgattatacactaaaggaaacatagttattaatattatattccatttctgcttatAGATCCCCCGAGATGCTACACGCTggtgctttaaagggactgtttgtaacttcttacacgaataaatcaatccgggtcggtgtcccatgcgcgctcgcgtgtggctacgctgttcagacaagactccaacacaaactatacggaagcaccaaaaccacaaagttatatctagtgaagcccggaGGTgaagtcgggaggctgaggcaggaaaagccaacactaggatcagcagtgattcatggagagactttcgtctggtcagctaacattactgccaagcagctgaaatatagagtgatattgtggttttagctgacgtgtgtcgcctcactgttttgagcgatgctcattcatgtctatgtagagcgagcacaagcgcgagcaacaggacgctgactttcgttgacttaacggccacaggtgtcgctgttaaaaaggcatttctgattcttacaaacactccctttaaaaaagttatattttgaTGCCATGACTTATGAtaaagattttgaatgcaggacttttacttgtaacttggagtatttttaaattgtggtattttaaaagatctgagtacttcttccaccactgctgggAAATGGCATGATGCAAAGAGttgatcagtctgatcagtagtagtagtattataatagtataatagcagcagcagcagcagccagcaacagcagcagcagcagcagcagcagcagagcagcagcagcagcagcagagcagcagcagcagcagcagcagcagggctcCTTTAACTCTCCTGTGGGAGGAGCAGGCTGAGCTGCAGAAGCGCTTCTCTTCCTGTCGGTCACATAAGAGGCGTTTCTTTCTACACATGACATTATGTGACTTTTAAGTGAAAGCATCTTTTGCATTGGACACAGTTTAGTTTGAACCCTGAACCGACAAGCTGTCACTGTGTCGTGCAACTCGCTTATTGCAAATAATGTCAGACTCAATCAAAAACGTGGCGATATTTGGATCCACCGGAATGACCGGACTGGCGACTCTACCGCTGGCTGTGGCTGCAGGTGAGGAGGATACAATagacatacaatagacatagaATAGAACAGAATATATATGCATGCATGTATCGGTGCCTTCATGCTGGTCAAAGTGTAGGGGGCAAAGGGTAGGATAAACGTGAGTTCATGGGAATCCTCTGTCATGTGAAGGTCtaataaataatcaatcaataagTTGATCTGCTGAGTCTGCAGGTTAATAATAGCTTTACATCACGTGATTGATTATAAATGATtcataactaaataaaaaagtttaGGCTTCACAGTATCATGTTCTGCTATGTATTTAGAGCTGAGcaataataatcaatataatatcaataaggtGATATGAGACTATAGATGGGATTGTGCTTATTGTATTACAGCTTCATTTAGTGTTGTTCACATTTTTTAGTTAAGTCATAACATCCACAGCACTATTGTTTTATCAAACTTTCCTTTTGTGCAAATGTCTTGAAAACACTAGtaaaacattatattatattcatatcaATGTATTTGGTCAAAACTATTGACTAAAACTACTTAATGTACACGTttgaagataaataaataaataaattaagaggTGGAACTTTGTTTCTCAATCTCATGTtaaatttagaatttttaattGATAAATTCACAttggattaattgattagttgtcaactatttaattaatcgccaactatatTGATAGTCGAtaagaaaaaaaggtcaaaactctctgattccagctgaatattttctgttttttttcctcctctatgacagtaaactgaatatctttgagttgtggacaaaacaagacatttgaggacgtcatcttgggctttcggaaacactgaatgacatttttaaccattttctgacattttatagaccaaacaactcatcaattaatcaagaaaataattaacagattaattgacaatggaAATAATCAATTGTTGGAGTGAGGCTTAAACCGTCAGTCCCTGCTGTCATTTGCTCCATTATTAGTTGGGATTCCCCCaaagattttcaaaaacatAAACTAGACAGACCGATATGCACTCGCACAAATCACTTGCACAAACACAATATGTCACATGACTAATTTGATTTATCAGCATTTTAATTTCCTTTCTTCCTCCTTACCCTGAGGCAAAAAGCTGTTGAGTCATGTTAGACGTTACAGGTCAGCATTTTGCTGAGTCACAGCAGGCTGTGACACAGAGCTGATAGTAGAAGCTGTTCACTATCTCGCCTGTACAGGGAGGGTGGGATCACCTTCATGTAGCTGCTGAAGTTATTACATGAGCTTCTGGAAAACACTCTTTCATTCTAACTCCAGTTTGAGGAAGTAATCATGTCGTCCTGTTGAATTTTAATACCAACCCTTGCCATGTTTACAACATGCAATAACAAGTGACAGTTTCAGTGTAAGGGTTGCCAAGTTTCAGTGTGAGGGTTGCCAGCCAGGTGAAGTTGTCGGATAGTAGTCacgattagggctgcaactaaaggttattttcattatcgattagtctgccaattattttcaaGAGTAATAATTCATCatcattaatcatttggtcgataaaatgtcagagaatagtgaaaaatgtccatacaAGTTTctcaaatataaaacaaaaaaagcaggaaatctccatatttgagaggcagAAAACAGaattttctgccattttcacatgaaaaattactttaacaattaatcgattatcagaatagttgcaaattatttttctgttgatcgattagtcgactaatcgttgcagctctagtcgtTATAACGTGATTCTCATTTGCTCACTTCTCCTTCCACTTTTTCATGACCTTGATGAAACTGTCATGAGATCCTGCAGGATGTAAAGGAGGAATCACATGAATTCAGGAAATATAACTTAAGTGTTAACAGATGCATGTTACCTGAAATGTCATCAGGctacattatcattacagaTACAACTGTAGTTTTTGTCTCATTTCCATGTTTCCTCCGTCAGGATACAACGTGACGGTGCTGGTGCGTGACCCTGCCAGGCTGCCTGCCGACCACAAGGCGTCCAGAGTGGTGGTGGGAGACGTGCTTAATAAAGAGGATGTGAAGAAGACCATGGAAGGCCAGGACGCTGTTATCATCATCCTGGGCACCAGGAGCGACCTCAGTACGTCTCCACAGTTTGACACACAACCAAGCAAACGTtataagagaagaaaacaaaatgcatcTTATAGACAAAGAAAAAGTTAAATTCCTAAACATTTCCTAAATTTTTTATTGCTTCATTTGCACTCTTCCTGTTGCCGTGCTTTTTGTATTCTTGTATTCTTTGATTTTCATGCATGCTTTGGATTTGTCTACGTGGTTTTGAATTTGCTGTCCTAAAGTTGCAGCATTCCTTTTACTGTTGTTGCTTTGACCTTTTCTCACATGTTTACATCACTGTACATTCTTTCTTTGATTGTAAAAGTTTTCTTGCCTTGTTAAAGTTCACGCTGCCTTACATAACTGACCATGTTCACCTTACACAAGGAGGATTGTAGGTTTTAATGGtgtaataatgtaaaacatTCACTAGAGGTCGCCATAAGACTTTTACAACATATAGCCCTATGTGACACAATCTGAAACACACTGTATGTAAAAAGGTGGACTTTATTTATAAAAAGTAGCAACACTTTAATAGTCCTGGATTCCAAATTCACACTTCATGTGTTTTCACATATGTACTTTACTGTGTATTAAAAGAAAGGCTTTCTGAAATACAGTGGAACAAATGTACCATATAGTGTCACCCAGTGGAAAAGTGCAAAACTATACTCAACATTTGAATATATAGTTATTTTCCACCTCAGTATGAGTCTGTGATTTGATCTGTGATCTGATTTGTGCTCATCAGGCGCGACCACCATAATGTCTGAAGGCACCAAGAACATTCTTGAAGCCATGAAGGCTCGTGGGATCAGCAAAGTGGTCGGCTGCATGTCAGGTACAACTCACTGTTTATAACAATCATAACAGAGTGGATGAGGTGGTCAAAAGTTCCTTGAAATATACTTTGTTCAGTCTTGTTTAATCTTCTGTTGGCTTCAGATGAGCAATGCATTTTAAGAGAAGTGTATTTGTAATGACATCTGTATCCTGATCCCTCTCAGCCTTTCTGCTGTGGGATCGCTCCAAAGTGCCGCCCCGTCTGGTTGAAGTGACCGAGGACCATGAACGGATGTACGCCGTGCTGAAGTCATCGGGGCTGGACTACGTGGCCGTCATGCCTCCTCACATTGGTGGTCAGTAGGAAATTTATTC
The Sebastes fasciatus isolate fSebFas1 chromosome 7, fSebFas1.pri, whole genome shotgun sequence genome window above contains:
- the blvrb gene encoding flavin reductase (NADPH) — protein: MSDSIKNVAIFGSTGMTGLATLPLAVAAGYNVTVLVRDPARLPADHKASRVVVGDVLNKEDVKKTMEGQDAVIIILGTRSDLSATTIMSEGTKNILEAMKARGISKVVGCMSAFLLWDRSKVPPRLVEVTEDHERMYAVLKSSGLDYVAVMPPHIGGDLPLTETYLAAENMLKGRAISKHDLGHFFVKCLSTSEWDSKTVGVWGEYK